TCGCTCTTGAGGACGTTGGACTTGTGGACGATGGTGAGCCTCCCCCTCTTCGAGGCGATGGCGCAGGCCCTCTCGGCGATCCGGAGAGAGCCCCGGGAGGTGATCACCCTCAGGGTCGTCGCCTCCTCCTCGTCCAGCTTCTCGACCCCCGAGTACATCCCCTCGGTGTTCTCCCGGACGATGACGAAGTCGAGGCCCGGAGCCGAGAAGGGCCTGATGTTGGCGTAGAGGTCGAGCCCCTTCCGCAGGGCCAGGAGGACGCTCCTGTATTCGGGGTCCGGAGGGGTCGTGATGGCGCCGAATAAGACGCAGTGGCACGTCTTGATCAGTTCCAGATCTTCATCGGCCATCGCCGCCCCCGTCCTCTTCCACCGGCCGTACCCGAGCTCCACGGGGACGAGCTCCAGATCCGCCCCCGCCGCTTCCAGGACCGAGAGGGCGCCGTCGATCACCTCTGGCCCGACCCCGTCCCCTTTGACCAAAGCTACCCTCTTTTCAGCTCCTCTGCTAGACATCTTATCGCCTCCGCGATCTTCGGGGCCCCGTCCCCCCAGTGGACGACGACCCCCAATTGGCCTGTATACCTTCTGATCCCGCTCCGCTCCGACTTGCAGCACCGGGTGATGAAGGGCCCCTTCGGAGCCAGCTCGTCGTTGGAGAGGGG
The sequence above is drawn from the Methanothrix harundinacea 6Ac genome and encodes:
- a CDS encoding isocitrate/isopropylmalate dehydrogenase family protein; translation: MSSRGAEKRVALVKGDGVGPEVIDGALSVLEAAGADLELVPVELGYGRWKRTGAAMADEDLELIKTCHCVLFGAITTPPDPEYRSVLLALRKGLDLYANIRPFSAPGLDFVIVRENTEGMYSGVEKLDEEEATTLRVITSRGSLRIAERACAIASKRGRLTIVHKSNVLKSDTLFLRICRETARRWDLPFDDMLVDAAGYNLVMNPKRFDVIVTTNLFGDILSDVAAGVVGGLGLCPSANLGDRYALFEPIHGSAPDIAGRGIANPIGAIRSAAMMLEWFGEAEKARMIEEAVGWAVASGIATPDLGGCSSTEEVTEAVAKRISV